Proteins encoded within one genomic window of Thermus oshimai DSM 12092:
- the queG gene encoding tRNA epoxyqueuosine(34) reductase QueG encodes MGGLYDGGVEGARRLLEEAAREEGLFFAWAPLELPEAAKARYRAWLEAGRQAGMAYLARGVEERLEPRRRFPEAHSALLLFAPYALEDPGAPKGGLRVGRVARYAWSRDYHLVLGESLTRLEGVAQALGVWARGYVDHGPLPERSLAALSGAGWVGKSGMFLSPQFGVHAFIGVLLTSLEVAAPPPHPSRCGRCTRCLSACPTGALPGDGTLEAGRCVSYLTIEHKGPVPEALWEGIGDWLFGCDLCQEVCPWGRFGKAWERLRPEPELAHPDLLDFFRLSGRAFQRKYQGTAFLRAGRARMARNALIVLANLGLGERLMEEALRDPHPLVRRTALRALHRLGREVGAFLRSPDEALRAEALDLLGEAPGAVDGLQDGGQVPGP; translated from the coding sequence ATGGGGGGATTATACGATGGGGGGGTGGAAGGGGCCAGGCGGCTTCTGGAGGAGGCGGCCCGGGAGGAGGGGCTCTTTTTCGCCTGGGCCCCCCTGGAGCTCCCTGAGGCGGCCAAAGCCCGCTACCGCGCCTGGCTGGAGGCGGGCCGCCAGGCGGGGATGGCCTACCTGGCCCGGGGGGTGGAGGAGAGGCTAGAGCCGAGAAGGCGCTTTCCCGAGGCCCATAGCGCCCTCCTCCTCTTTGCCCCCTACGCCCTGGAGGACCCCGGGGCCCCCAAGGGGGGCCTCCGGGTGGGCCGGGTGGCCCGCTACGCCTGGAGCCGGGACTACCACCTGGTCCTGGGGGAAAGCCTGACCCGCCTAGAGGGGGTGGCCCAGGCCCTCGGGGTTTGGGCCCGGGGCTATGTGGACCACGGGCCCCTGCCCGAGCGGAGCCTGGCCGCCCTCTCGGGGGCGGGGTGGGTGGGGAAAAGCGGGATGTTCCTCTCCCCCCAGTTCGGGGTCCACGCCTTCATCGGGGTGCTCCTCACCTCCTTGGAGGTGGCGGCCCCGCCCCCCCACCCCAGCCGCTGCGGGCGGTGCACCCGCTGCCTTTCCGCCTGCCCCACGGGGGCGCTTCCCGGGGACGGCACCCTGGAGGCGGGGCGGTGCGTGAGCTACCTGACCATTGAGCACAAGGGCCCCGTCCCGGAGGCCCTCTGGGAGGGCATCGGGGACTGGCTCTTCGGGTGCGACCTCTGCCAGGAGGTCTGCCCCTGGGGGCGGTTCGGAAAGGCCTGGGAACGGCTCCGCCCCGAGCCGGAGCTGGCCCACCCGGACCTTTTGGATTTCTTCCGCCTTTCGGGGCGGGCCTTCCAGAGGAAGTACCAGGGCACCGCCTTCCTCCGCGCGGGCCGGGCCCGCATGGCCCGGAACGCCCTCATCGTCCTGGCCAACCTGGGCCTGGGGGAACGCCTCATGGAGGAGGCCCTACGGGACCCCCACCCCCTGGTGCGGCGCACCGCCCTAAGGGCCCTCCACCGCCTGGGGCGGGAGGTGGGGGCCTTCCTCCGCTCCCCCGACGAGGCCTTGAGGGCCGAGGCTTTAGACCTCTTGGGGGAAGCGCCCGGTGCGGTAGACGGTCTCCAGGACGGGGGGCAGGTCCCAGGCCCTTAG
- a CDS encoding metallophosphoesterase family protein → MRLGVISDLHANLPALEAVLEALRGEGVDEVLLLGDLVGYGPHPKQVIRKVLDEGLSAIAGAWDLRVAYPMPGAVPEGVGRATLEWTRAQLSEKEIAYLRTLRASHRRTYGDKRLVAFHGTPGRPEAQLDFQGPARTFQGLMDRYGARILLLGGRHLPLLRRVGQGLVADPGSVGLSLSGEPGADALVVDTESLEVKALKVPYDLGPLLFDLRAWDLPPVLETVYRTGRFPQEV, encoded by the coding sequence ATGCGCCTAGGGGTCATCTCGGACCTCCACGCCAACCTGCCCGCCCTGGAGGCGGTCCTGGAGGCCTTAAGGGGGGAGGGCGTGGACGAGGTCCTCCTCCTGGGGGACCTGGTGGGCTACGGCCCCCACCCCAAGCAGGTGATCCGAAAGGTTCTGGACGAGGGGCTTTCGGCCATCGCCGGGGCCTGGGACCTGAGGGTGGCCTACCCCATGCCCGGGGCCGTCCCCGAGGGGGTGGGCCGGGCCACCCTGGAGTGGACCCGCGCCCAGCTTTCGGAGAAGGAGATCGCCTACCTCCGCACCCTCCGCGCCTCCCACCGCCGCACCTATGGGGACAAGCGCCTGGTGGCCTTCCACGGCACCCCCGGCCGGCCCGAGGCGCAGCTGGACTTCCAGGGCCCGGCCCGCACCTTCCAGGGGCTTATGGACCGCTACGGGGCCCGGATCCTCCTCCTGGGGGGGCGGCACCTCCCCCTTCTCCGGCGGGTGGGGCAGGGTTTGGTGGCGGACCCGGGGAGCGTGGGCCTTTCCCTCTCGGGGGAGCCGGGGGCGGACGCCCTGGTGGTGGATACGGAGAGCCTCGAGGTCAAGGCCCTGAAGGTGCCCTACGACCTGGGCCCCCTCCTCTTTGACCTAAGGGCCTGGGACCTGCCCCCCGTCCTGGAGACCGTCTACCGCACCGGGCGCTTCCCCCAAGAGGTCTAA
- a CDS encoding homoserine dehydrogenase has translation MEALRIALLGGGTVGSAFYTLVLERLEDFRALGVEPRFLGVLVRDRTKPRPIPQELLHTEPFDLLEADLVVEALGGVEAPLQLLRPVLEAGIPVITANKALLAEAWAELRPFAEEGLLYHEASVMAGTPALSLLETLRGSELLELHGILNGTTLYILQEMERGRTYGEALGEAQRLGFAEADPTLDVEGIDAAHKLTLLARLLIDPAFPFQAVEARGITALTPEDLERAREKGERVRLLASLYGEGGRWRARVAPARLPEDHPLARAKGNALWVRTAPLGEVFVTGPGAGGGATASGLLADLFRFLSGAPGHRPAPLAKGPLGEGRPFPEA, from the coding sequence ATGGAGGCCTTAAGGATCGCCCTCCTGGGAGGGGGGACCGTGGGGAGCGCCTTCTACACCCTGGTCCTGGAGCGCCTGGAGGACTTCCGGGCCCTCGGGGTAGAGCCCCGGTTCCTGGGGGTCCTGGTGCGGGACAGGACGAAGCCCCGGCCCATCCCCCAGGAGCTCCTCCACACCGAGCCCTTTGACCTCCTCGAGGCCGACCTGGTGGTGGAGGCCTTAGGGGGGGTGGAGGCCCCCCTACAGCTCCTCCGCCCCGTTTTGGAGGCGGGGATCCCCGTGATCACCGCCAACAAGGCCCTCCTGGCCGAGGCCTGGGCCGAGCTTCGCCCTTTTGCCGAGGAGGGGCTCCTCTACCACGAGGCCAGCGTCATGGCGGGAACCCCCGCCCTAAGCCTCCTGGAAACCCTAAGGGGAAGCGAGCTGCTGGAGCTCCACGGCATCCTGAACGGCACCACCCTCTACATCCTCCAGGAGATGGAAAGGGGAAGGACCTACGGGGAGGCCCTAGGGGAGGCCCAGCGCCTGGGCTTTGCCGAGGCCGACCCCACCCTGGACGTGGAGGGGATTGATGCCGCCCACAAGCTCACCCTCCTGGCCCGCCTCCTCATAGACCCCGCCTTTCCTTTCCAGGCGGTGGAGGCCCGGGGGATCACCGCCCTCACCCCGGAGGACCTGGAAAGGGCCCGGGAGAAAGGGGAAAGGGTGCGCCTCCTGGCCAGCCTCTACGGGGAGGGGGGGAGGTGGCGGGCCAGGGTGGCCCCGGCCCGCCTCCCCGAGGACCACCCCCTGGCCCGGGCCAAGGGGAACGCCCTATGGGTGCGCACCGCCCCCCTTGGGGAGGTCTTCGTCACCGGCCCTGGGGCCGGGGGCGGGGCCACGGCCAGCGGCCTCCTCGCGGACCTCTTCCGCTTCCTCTCCGGGGCCCCCGGCCACCGGCCCGCCCCCCTGGCCAAGGGGCCCCTGGGGGAGGGGCGCCCCTTCCCCGAGGCTTGA
- the thrC gene encoding threonine synthase, whose product MRLPLIERYRAHLPVSLNTPVVSLLEGSTPLIPLKGPKEARERGIRLYAKFEGLNPTGSFKDRGMTLAVSKAVEAGAQAVACASTGNTAASAAAYAARAGVLSLVILPAGYVALGKVAQSLVHGARIVQVEGNFDQALRLTRELTERYPVALVNSLNPYRLEGQKTLAFEVVDELGEAPHYHALPVGNAGNITAHWMGYKEYHALGKAKGLPRMLGFQAAGAAPLVLGRPVERPETLATAIRIGNPASWEGALKAKEESGGLIEAVTDGEILEAYRYLAREEGIFCEPASAAALAGVWKLLREGRLEEGSTVVLTLTGHGLKDPATAEKVAELPPPVPPDLEAVARAAGLS is encoded by the coding sequence ATGCGCCTGCCCCTCATAGAGCGCTACCGCGCCCACCTGCCCGTCTCCCTGAACACCCCGGTGGTCTCCCTTCTGGAGGGCTCCACCCCCCTCATCCCCCTGAAGGGCCCTAAGGAGGCCAGGGAGCGGGGTATACGGCTTTACGCCAAGTTTGAGGGCCTGAACCCCACGGGGAGCTTCAAGGACCGGGGGATGACCCTGGCGGTGTCCAAGGCGGTGGAGGCGGGGGCCCAGGCGGTGGCCTGCGCCAGCACGGGGAACACCGCGGCCTCGGCCGCGGCCTACGCCGCCCGGGCGGGGGTCCTCTCCCTGGTCATCCTCCCCGCGGGGTACGTGGCCTTAGGCAAGGTGGCCCAAAGCCTGGTGCACGGGGCCCGCATCGTCCAGGTGGAGGGGAACTTTGACCAGGCCCTCCGCCTCACCCGGGAGCTCACGGAGCGCTACCCCGTGGCCCTGGTGAACTCCCTAAACCCCTACCGCCTGGAAGGGCAGAAGACCCTGGCCTTTGAGGTGGTGGACGAGCTGGGGGAGGCCCCCCACTACCACGCCCTCCCCGTGGGCAACGCGGGGAACATCACCGCCCACTGGATGGGGTACAAGGAGTACCACGCCCTGGGGAAGGCCAAGGGGCTTCCCAGGATGCTGGGCTTCCAGGCGGCGGGGGCGGCCCCCCTGGTCCTGGGGCGGCCCGTGGAGAGGCCCGAGACCCTGGCCACCGCCATCCGCATCGGCAACCCCGCAAGCTGGGAAGGGGCCCTTAAGGCCAAGGAGGAGTCCGGAGGCCTGATTGAGGCGGTGACGGACGGGGAGATCCTCGAGGCCTACCGCTACCTGGCCCGGGAGGAGGGGATCTTCTGCGAGCCCGCAAGCGCCGCCGCCCTCGCGGGGGTCTGGAAGCTCCTGAGGGAAGGGCGGCTGGAGGAGGGGAGCACGGTGGTCCTCACCCTCACCGGCCACGGCCTCAAGGACCCGGCCACCGCGGAGAAGGTGGCCGAGCTCCCCCCCCCTGTGCCCCCGGACCTCGAGGCGGTGGCCCGGGCCGCGGGGCTTTCGTGA
- the lnt gene encoding apolipoprotein N-acyltransferase yields the protein MRALAFGLLLALSLPPFPLGPLSPLFLAPLLQGGFRVGFLAGLGFWGLHLLWLPWSFAENFGPWGAVPFLPLVLFKAFTLGLLFALTPTPLARVGGWVVLEWLSEQGELAFPWGFLGYSLLEAPGRLLAALGGVYLLSLLVLLVALGLRGRFYAVLLPWTLLWLFPLPPVSLPQEKALLVQGNVNPLRKAQGELDEAVYLRLTEGGLKAHPEARLVVWPETAVWRLPEGVDALLGERFLLTGLNLFGPNRAVLYGGGKVLAHYDKTRLVPFGERFPFREALGGVYGFFFRAFGLGELLDRTPGEALRPLGPYGAMICYESVFPSVARGLVREGAQALVLLTNDAWFGPSFGGLQHFALGRLRAVETGRWLLRAGNDGVTAAIDPLGRVVARIPPKAEGFLLAPYALRDGETPYVRLGDWAVGVALTFFLLGLILRVRPPGWRNR from the coding sequence GTGCGGGCCTTGGCCTTCGGCCTTCTCCTCGCCTTAAGCCTCCCCCCCTTCCCCCTGGGGCCTCTTTCCCCCCTGTTCCTGGCCCCCCTTCTCCAGGGGGGGTTCCGGGTGGGCTTCCTGGCGGGGCTTGGGTTCTGGGGGCTCCACCTCCTCTGGCTCCCCTGGAGCTTCGCGGAGAACTTCGGGCCCTGGGGGGCGGTGCCCTTCCTCCCCCTGGTGCTCTTCAAGGCCTTCACCTTGGGCCTCCTCTTCGCCCTCACCCCCACCCCCCTGGCCCGGGTGGGGGGGTGGGTGGTCCTGGAGTGGCTTTCGGAGCAGGGGGAGCTGGCCTTCCCCTGGGGCTTTTTGGGGTACAGCCTCCTCGAGGCCCCAGGCCGCCTCCTGGCCGCGCTTGGAGGGGTCTACCTCCTCTCCCTCCTGGTCCTCCTGGTGGCCCTGGGGCTTAGAGGGCGCTTCTACGCCGTCCTCCTCCCCTGGACCCTCCTCTGGCTCTTCCCCTTGCCCCCGGTTTCCCTCCCCCAAGAAAAGGCTCTCCTGGTCCAGGGGAACGTGAACCCCTTGCGGAAGGCCCAGGGGGAGCTGGACGAGGCGGTCTACCTAAGGCTCACGGAAGGGGGGCTTAAGGCCCACCCCGAGGCCCGGCTCGTGGTCTGGCCCGAGACCGCGGTATGGCGCCTCCCGGAAGGGGTGGACGCCCTTTTGGGGGAGCGCTTCCTCCTCACCGGGCTAAACCTCTTCGGCCCCAACCGGGCGGTGCTCTACGGGGGCGGGAAGGTCCTGGCCCACTACGACAAGACCCGGCTGGTGCCCTTTGGGGAGCGCTTCCCCTTCCGGGAGGCCCTAGGGGGGGTGTACGGCTTCTTCTTCCGGGCCTTCGGCCTGGGGGAGCTCTTAGACCGCACCCCAGGGGAGGCCCTACGGCCCCTTGGGCCCTACGGGGCCATGATCTGCTACGAGTCCGTCTTCCCCAGCGTGGCCCGGGGGCTGGTGCGGGAGGGGGCCCAGGCGCTGGTCCTCCTCACCAACGACGCCTGGTTCGGGCCCTCCTTTGGGGGCCTCCAGCACTTCGCCCTCGGGCGCTTAAGGGCGGTGGAGACGGGAAGGTGGCTCCTCCGGGCGGGGAACGACGGGGTGACCGCCGCCATAGACCCCCTGGGCCGGGTGGTGGCCCGGATTCCCCCCAAGGCGGAGGGCTTTCTCCTCGCCCCCTACGCCCTCCGGGACGGGGAAACCCCCTACGTGCGCCTTGGGGACTGGGCGGTGGGGGTGGCGTTGACCTTCTTCCTCCTCGGCCTTATCCTTAGGGTGCGCCCGCCGGGGTGGCGGAATCGGTAG
- a CDS encoding ATP cone domain-containing protein produces MDEVFVRLKKGRWPFSKGLLLEALLPLGVPPEAAQALAHSVEERLKAEGRKEVTPKTLRRLFLEEAARVLDEGTLEALARETLPFEEILVVEGQRARPFSKGLLARSLEDAGFSLKEAHELAKGVERRLRALGIRRITARKLENLVADEVLSRYGKAAGRRYRERLFYAGELFVEEEEGEPRVPFSKGILAQSLMSIGLSPDRAYRLAREVEAGLREERLKVIRRDELRRRVYETLLKEAGEEMARRYLLLRGLRRSLRPVHILIGGVTGVGKSVLASALAYRLGITHIIPSDAVREVFRASLSQGLLPTLHLSSFEAWKALLAEEKEAAHEERVMRGFLDQVARVAVGLRAIQERSALEGTSMVLEGVHVVPRFLDHPHKDKVLTVPMLVVLQDEKLHRDRFLLRDRETGHARPQEKYLAHFAEIRLIQEHLLRFAEEEGVPVIPGEDLDEAVEKALEVLVSYLEAQGRLLAHA; encoded by the coding sequence GTGGACGAGGTTTTCGTGCGGCTGAAAAAAGGGCGCTGGCCCTTCTCCAAGGGGCTTTTATTGGAGGCCCTTCTCCCCTTGGGCGTGCCCCCGGAAGCAGCCCAGGCCCTGGCCCACAGCGTGGAGGAGCGGCTTAAGGCGGAAGGGCGAAAGGAGGTGACGCCCAAAACCCTAAGGCGCCTCTTCCTGGAGGAGGCGGCCAGGGTCCTGGACGAAGGGACCCTCGAGGCCCTGGCCCGGGAAACCCTCCCCTTTGAGGAGATCCTGGTGGTGGAGGGGCAAAGGGCCAGGCCCTTCTCTAAAGGCCTTCTCGCCAGAAGCCTGGAGGACGCGGGCTTCTCCCTAAAGGAGGCCCACGAGCTGGCCAAGGGGGTGGAGCGCCGCCTGAGGGCCCTGGGCATCCGGCGCATCACCGCCCGCAAGCTGGAGAACCTGGTGGCCGACGAGGTGCTCTCCCGCTACGGCAAGGCCGCGGGCCGCCGCTACCGGGAGCGATTGTTCTACGCGGGGGAGCTTTTTGTGGAGGAGGAGGAAGGGGAGCCTAGGGTGCCCTTTTCCAAGGGCATCCTGGCCCAGTCCCTCATGTCCATCGGCCTCTCCCCCGACCGGGCCTACCGGCTGGCCCGGGAGGTGGAGGCGGGCCTGAGGGAGGAGCGGCTTAAGGTCATCCGCCGGGACGAGCTGCGGCGGCGGGTCTACGAAACCCTCCTGAAGGAAGCGGGGGAGGAGATGGCCCGGCGCTACCTCCTCCTACGGGGCCTCCGCCGGAGCCTCCGCCCGGTCCACATCCTCATCGGCGGGGTCACGGGGGTGGGGAAAAGCGTCCTGGCCTCGGCCCTGGCCTACCGGCTGGGGATCACCCACATCATCCCCTCGGACGCGGTGCGGGAGGTCTTCCGGGCCTCCCTCTCCCAGGGCCTCCTCCCCACCCTGCACCTCTCCAGCTTTGAGGCCTGGAAGGCCCTCCTGGCGGAGGAGAAGGAGGCGGCCCACGAGGAAAGGGTCATGCGGGGTTTCCTGGACCAGGTGGCCCGGGTGGCGGTGGGCCTTAGGGCCATCCAGGAGCGGAGCGCCCTAGAGGGCACCTCCATGGTGCTGGAGGGGGTGCACGTGGTGCCCCGCTTCCTGGACCACCCCCATAAGGACAAGGTCCTCACCGTACCCATGCTGGTGGTCCTGCAGGACGAGAAGCTCCACCGGGACCGGTTCCTCCTCCGGGACCGGGAGACGGGCCACGCCCGCCCCCAGGAGAAGTACCTGGCCCACTTCGCGGAGATCCGCCTCATCCAGGAGCACCTCCTGCGCTTCGCGGAGGAGGAGGGGGTGCCGGTGATCCCGGGGGAGGACCTGGACGAGGCGGTGGAGAAGGCTCTGGAGGTTTTGGTGAGCTACCTCGAGGCCCAAGGCCGGCTCCTCGCCCATGCTTGA